The following coding sequences are from one Thamnophis elegans isolate rThaEle1 chromosome 5, rThaEle1.pri, whole genome shotgun sequence window:
- the AP4B1 gene encoding AP-4 complex subunit beta-1 has translation MPYLGSEDTLKELKRALSNPHVQTDHLRYRNVIQRVIRHMTQGVDVSSVFMEMVKASATIDIVQKKLVYLYMCTYAPLKPDLALLAINTLCKDCSDPNPMVRGLALRSMCSLRMPGIQEYIQQPILNGLRDKASYVRRVAVLGCAKMQKLQGDCEVDGALINELYSLLRDQDPIVVVNCLRALEEILAHEGGVVINKPIAHHLLNRMPDLDQWGQSEVLTFLLRYKPHCEVELFDILNLLDGYLKNSSSSVVMSATKLFLVLARDFPHVQADVLVRVKGPLLTACTSGSRELCFTALCHVRQIIDSLPGHFSSQYKKFFCSYSEPHYIKCQKMEVLCKLVNDENVQPILEELRDYCTDVSAELARAAIFAIGNIARTYSEQCVRILTELLELKQEHITSAVVQVFRDLVWLCPECIECVAQSLSGCEEIIQDSEGKQALIWLLGVHGERVPNAPYILEDFVENVKSEPFSVVKLELLTAVARLFIARPAECQDTLGRLLYYCIEEEKDMAVRDRALFYYRLLQAGVEETKGILCSPTSDRSLRLLEEQTESSINGWVHDFNSLVPIYGKDQWAAMTAGRVVDLHCADPSTDDSKREGKVPLMLEKEEKDPVMNASSSSLTLISSLCLTAEQFERTWLNLAVGCQQAIPWQESMQPETLQAALQMVHIQTIAMSKPGSQSWKVYLGAQDDTGCLFLTELQLETGSAEMQMLVKQTENKLEALQAFVALLKTVLETVAGLTS, from the exons ATGCCGTACCTTGGTTCAGAGGATACCCTGAAGGAGCTGAAGAGAGCCCTGTCCAACCCTCATGTGCAAACTGACCATCTTCGCTATAGAAATGTTATCCAACGAGTGATCAG acatatgACCCAAGGTGTAGATGTATCCAGTGTTTTTATGGAGATGGTTAAAGCTAGTGCTACCATAGACATTGTCCAAAAGAAGCTAGTGTACTTGTATATGTGTACATATGCTCCTTTGAAGCCTGATCTAGCTCTTTTAGCTATCAATACTCTGTGCAAAGACTGTTCAGACCCCAACCCTATGGTTAGAGGTCTGGCCCTGCGCAGCATGTGCAGTCTGAG GATGCCTGGCATACAAGAATATATTCAGCAGCCAATCCTGAATGGTCTGCGAGACAAAGCTTCTTATGTAAGGAGAGTAGCTGTTCTTGGATGTGCAAAGATGCAGAAACTTCAAGGAGACTGTGAAGTGg ATGGTGCATTAATTAATGAGTTATATAGTTTGCTTCGAGATCAGGATCCTATTGTAGTGGTAAATTGTCTGAGGGCTCTTGAGGAAATTCTGGCACATGAAGGAGGAGTTGTCATCAACAAACCCATTGCCCACCATCTTCTTAACAG GATGCCAGATCTGGATCAGTGGGGGCAGAGTGAGGTGTTGACTTTTCTGCTGCGATATAAACCCCACTGTGAAGTAGAGCTTTTTGATATCCTGAATTTACTTGATGGATACCTTAAAAACAGCAGTTCCAGTGTCGTGATGTCTGCCACAAAACTCTTCTTGGTGCTGGCTAGAGATTTCCCGCATGTCCAGGCAGATGTGCTTGTAAGAGTTAAAGGTCCACTCCTAACAGCATGCACATCTGGGAGTAGAGAACTCTGCTTCACTGCTTTGTGTCATGTACGGCAGATAATAGACAGCCTTCCTGGCCATTTCAGTAGCCAATATAAGAAGTTCTTCTGTTCTTACTCGGAACCACATTATATCaagtgccagaaaatggaagtgCTGTGCAAATTGGTGAATGATGAAAATGTTCAGCCTATATTGGAGGAATTGAGAGACTACTGCACTGATGTGTCAGCAGAGCTTGCCCGGGCAGCAATATTTGCCATAG GAAATATTGCAAGAACCTACTCAGAACAATGTGTGAGGATTCTAACAGAACTCCTTGAACTGAAGCAAGAACATATAACATCAG CGGTAGTACAGGTGTTCCGAGATCTGGTATGGTTGTGTCCAGAGTGTATAGAGTGTGTGGCCCAGTCTTTGTCTGGCTGTGAAGAGATCATCCAGGACAGTGAG GGAAAGCAAGCATTAATCTGGCTTCTGGGTGTGCATGGAGAAAGAGTTCCCAATGCCCCTTATATATTAGAAGATTTTGTGGAGAATGTAAAATCGGAACCATTCTCAGTTGTCAAGCTGGAACTACTGACGGCTGTGGCCCGGCTCTTCATAGCACGTCCTGCTGAATGTCAGGATACTCTGGGTCGATTACTTTATTATTGCATTG aggaggaaaaagacaTGGCAGTTCGGGACCGTGCCTTATTTTACTATCGTCTATTACAAGCTGGGGTGGAAGAAACGAAAGGAATTCTGTGCAGTCCAACATCGGATCGTTCTCTCCGCCTTTTAGAAGAGCAGACCGAAAGTTCCATTAACGGATGGGTCCATGACTTTAATTCTTTGGTGCCCATCTATGGCAAAGATCAATGGGCAGCTATGACAGCTGGTCGAGTAGTTGATCTCCACTGTGCAGATCCCAGCACAGATGATTCCAAAAGAGAAGGCAAAG tgccgctgatgttggaaaaggaggagaaggacccTGTTATGAATGCCAGTTCCAGTAGCCTTACCTTAATATCTAGTCTATGTCTGACTGCAGAGCAGTTTGAGAGGACATGGCTAAACCTGGCTGTTGGCTGCCAGCAAGCCATTCCTTGGCAGGAATCCATGCAGCCAGAGACTTTGCAGGCTGCCCTGCAAATGGTCCATATTCAGACTATTGCAATGAGCAAGCCTGGTTCACAGTCATGGAAAGTCTACCTAGGGGCACAGGATGACACAGGCTGCCTTTTCCTAACTGAGTTGCAGCTGGAGACTGGAAGTGCAGAGATGCAGATGTTAGTGAAGCAGACTGAAAACAAGCTGGAAGCCCTGCAGGCATTTGTTGCGCTCTTGAAGACAGTTCTAGAGACAGTGGCAGGCCTgacatcctga
- the DCLRE1B gene encoding 5' exonuclease Apollo isoform X1: protein MNGTLIAGTPIAVDFWNIRKARQARLFFLSHMHSDHTVGLSSTWNQPVYCSPVTGQILHLRLKVAKQLIRPLEVGASHVVALDDIGKETMTVTLIDANHCPGSVMFLFEGYFGVILYTGDFRYAPNMQQDPVLRNSKLINCLYLDNTNCRPNTILPSREQATEQIKKLIRDHPDHRVKIGTYSLGKESLLVELAQEFHTWIVVSHQKLELLQLLEIEDVFTSEKGAGWIHAVDFSEICKETITNWNRSHPTIAILPTSRPVKISHPNMHVVPYSDHSSFQELLEFVAWLKPCSIIPVVKNDLCQVYFQQYLSSENYSLLESKIPESVKQAMKNKKKERPIKLLKLSISHHAPRGVCFDSPEKCTEQNEYFPETEISEQCCPESTNGTVPYSRQEQCAQFPQCEEEQEETIIEPSNLENDRVLTVVESENMFSTKHQLKDNADNECKTCHIAVTLACTCTFSNDRKDTISTLERVPSSCEKSDCLPQPAMDNDVFSTASQTDQIHRVANQHVLKNLSREYDLSPLNSSKRNSLKNFDLQVENYIKRRRVSRSIELI, encoded by the exons ATGAATGGGACTCTGATTGCAGGCACACCCATTGCAGTAGATTTTTGGAATATCAGGAAAGCTAGGCAGGCTcgcttgttctttctttctcatatGCACAGTGATCACACTGTGGGGCTTTCCAGCACCTGGAACCAACCTGTTTATTGCTCGCCTGTTACAGGTCAAATTCTACATCTCAGGCTGAAG GTAGCTAAGCAATTGATCCGTCCTTTGGAAGTGGGAGCTAGCCATGTTGTGGCTTTGGATGATATTGGCAAAGAGACCATGACAGTAACCTTGATAGATGCTAACCATTGCCCTGGATCTGTCATGTTCCTTTTTGAAGGGTACTTTGGTGTCATCCTCTACACAG GTGATTTTCGTTATGCTCCTAACATGCAGCAAGATCCAGTTCTAAGGAACTCAAAGCTTATCAATTGCCTCTATCTGGATAATACTAACTGTCGCCCTAATACTATCTTGCCATCCCGGGAACAGGccactgagcaaattaaaaagcTGATTAGGGACCATCCTGATCATCGGGTGAAGATCG GTACATATAGCTTGGGAAAGGAGTCACTTTTGGTGGAACTGGCCCAAGAATTTCATACATGGATTGTGGTGAGTCACCAGAAGTTGGAGCTTTTGCAGCTGTTGGAGATTGAGGATGTTTTCACTTCTGAAAAAGGAGCTGGATGGATTCATGCTGTGGATTTTTCAGAAATCTGCAAAGAAACAATAACCAACTGGAATCGGAGTCATCCAACCATAGCTATTCTCCCTACCAGCAGACCAGTGAAAATCAGTCACCCTAATATGCATGTTGTTCCTTATTCTGACCACTCATCTTTCCAAGAACTATTAGAATTTGTAGCTTGGCTAAAGCCCTGTTCCATTATTCCTGTAGTGAAGAATGATCTATGTCAAGTATATTTTCAACAATACTTGAGCTCTGAAAACTATTCACTTCTGGAATCTAAAATTCCAGAATCAGTTAAACAAGCCatgaaaaacaagaagaaagaaaggcCGATAAAACTACTCAAGTTGTCAATCTCTCACCATGCTCCAAGGGGAGTTTGCTTTGACTCTCCTGAAAAATGTACTGAACAGAATGAATATTTCCCTGAAACAGAAATTTCTGAGCAGTGCTGCCCAGAATCCACAAACGGAACTGTGCCTTATTCTAGACAAGAACAGTGTGCTCAGTTTCCACAGTGTGAAGAGGAACAGGAAGAAACAATAATAGAACCATCAAACCTTGAGAATGACAGAGTACTTACTGTGGTAGAGTCAGAAAACATGTTTTCCACCAAACATCAGCTGAAAGACAATGCTGACAATGAATGTAAAACGTGTCACATAGCTGTAACATTAGCATGCACATGCACTTTCTCCAATGACAGAAAGGATACAATCTCAACACTAGAAAGAGTTCCTTCTTCCTGTGAGAAGAGTGACTGTCTTCCTCAACCAGCCATGGACAATGATGTCTTCTCAACAGCATCGCAGACTGATCAAATTCACAGAGTGGCCAAtcaacatgttttaaaaaacctTTCTCGGGAATATGATTTATCTCCATTAAATAGCTCAAAGCGAAACTCCCTCAAAAACTTCGatttgcaagtagaaaactacataaaaagaagaagagtATCAAGAAGCATAGAGTTAATATAA
- the DCLRE1B gene encoding 5' exonuclease Apollo isoform X2 — MTVTLIDANHCPGSVMFLFEGYFGVILYTGDFRYAPNMQQDPVLRNSKLINCLYLDNTNCRPNTILPSREQATEQIKKLIRDHPDHRVKIGTYSLGKESLLVELAQEFHTWIVVSHQKLELLQLLEIEDVFTSEKGAGWIHAVDFSEICKETITNWNRSHPTIAILPTSRPVKISHPNMHVVPYSDHSSFQELLEFVAWLKPCSIIPVVKNDLCQVYFQQYLSSENYSLLESKIPESVKQAMKNKKKERPIKLLKLSISHHAPRGVCFDSPEKCTEQNEYFPETEISEQCCPESTNGTVPYSRQEQCAQFPQCEEEQEETIIEPSNLENDRVLTVVESENMFSTKHQLKDNADNECKTCHIAVTLACTCTFSNDRKDTISTLERVPSSCEKSDCLPQPAMDNDVFSTASQTDQIHRVANQHVLKNLSREYDLSPLNSSKRNSLKNFDLQVENYIKRRRVSRSIELI, encoded by the exons ATGACAGTAACCTTGATAGATGCTAACCATTGCCCTGGATCTGTCATGTTCCTTTTTGAAGGGTACTTTGGTGTCATCCTCTACACAG GTGATTTTCGTTATGCTCCTAACATGCAGCAAGATCCAGTTCTAAGGAACTCAAAGCTTATCAATTGCCTCTATCTGGATAATACTAACTGTCGCCCTAATACTATCTTGCCATCCCGGGAACAGGccactgagcaaattaaaaagcTGATTAGGGACCATCCTGATCATCGGGTGAAGATCG GTACATATAGCTTGGGAAAGGAGTCACTTTTGGTGGAACTGGCCCAAGAATTTCATACATGGATTGTGGTGAGTCACCAGAAGTTGGAGCTTTTGCAGCTGTTGGAGATTGAGGATGTTTTCACTTCTGAAAAAGGAGCTGGATGGATTCATGCTGTGGATTTTTCAGAAATCTGCAAAGAAACAATAACCAACTGGAATCGGAGTCATCCAACCATAGCTATTCTCCCTACCAGCAGACCAGTGAAAATCAGTCACCCTAATATGCATGTTGTTCCTTATTCTGACCACTCATCTTTCCAAGAACTATTAGAATTTGTAGCTTGGCTAAAGCCCTGTTCCATTATTCCTGTAGTGAAGAATGATCTATGTCAAGTATATTTTCAACAATACTTGAGCTCTGAAAACTATTCACTTCTGGAATCTAAAATTCCAGAATCAGTTAAACAAGCCatgaaaaacaagaagaaagaaaggcCGATAAAACTACTCAAGTTGTCAATCTCTCACCATGCTCCAAGGGGAGTTTGCTTTGACTCTCCTGAAAAATGTACTGAACAGAATGAATATTTCCCTGAAACAGAAATTTCTGAGCAGTGCTGCCCAGAATCCACAAACGGAACTGTGCCTTATTCTAGACAAGAACAGTGTGCTCAGTTTCCACAGTGTGAAGAGGAACAGGAAGAAACAATAATAGAACCATCAAACCTTGAGAATGACAGAGTACTTACTGTGGTAGAGTCAGAAAACATGTTTTCCACCAAACATCAGCTGAAAGACAATGCTGACAATGAATGTAAAACGTGTCACATAGCTGTAACATTAGCATGCACATGCACTTTCTCCAATGACAGAAAGGATACAATCTCAACACTAGAAAGAGTTCCTTCTTCCTGTGAGAAGAGTGACTGTCTTCCTCAACCAGCCATGGACAATGATGTCTTCTCAACAGCATCGCAGACTGATCAAATTCACAGAGTGGCCAAtcaacatgttttaaaaaacctTTCTCGGGAATATGATTTATCTCCATTAAATAGCTCAAAGCGAAACTCCCTCAAAAACTTCGatttgcaagtagaaaactacataaaaagaagaagagtATCAAGAAGCATAGAGTTAATATAA